Proteins found in one Pelobates fuscus isolate aPelFus1 chromosome 10, aPelFus1.pri, whole genome shotgun sequence genomic segment:
- the PPP1R3C gene encoding protein phosphatase 1 regulatory subunit 3C: MIQILEPRSLPRSIMPVDVAVRICLAHSPPLKKILSPYEDCKARNFVNRFKPLRPCLSLKKESDSRSSEWNRSKTRNKKKVIFADSKGLSLTSVHVFSDFKEEPAAELQFNLINLEDITASLKLHEEKNLILGFTEPSSDYLQFRSRIQKNLICLENCSLQERSIAGTIKVKNLSYEKTVKVRITFDTWKTYKDVICSYMNNVYASTDNDTFSFVIDIPPNIPSHEKMEFCLSYESDGRVFWDNNEGQNYSVIHAEWKSDGVQTLTPTKTDITSYKSQKIKQKNDFDQFGSPRTSAGLFAEWQSWGKIINTSPYW, from the coding sequence atgaTCCAGATTCTGGAACCCCGTTCTCTTCCACGATCGATTATGCCTGTTGATGTTGCGGTTAGAATATGCTTAGCACATTCTCCTCCACTGAAGAAAATTCTTAGCCCTTACGAAGACTGCAAGGCAAGGAACTTTGTCAATCGATTTAAGCCACTTCGACCATGCCTCTCATTAAAGAAAGAATCAGATTCAAGAAGCAGTGAGTGGAATCGGTCCAAAACCCGAAATAAAAAGAAGGTCATCTTTGCAGACTCTAAAGGGCTTTCCCTGACCTCAGTGCATGTGTTTTCAGATTTTAAGGAAGAACCAGCTGCCGAACTTCAGTTTAATCTGATAAATTTGGAGGATATCACAGCCAGTTTAAAGTTACATGAAGAAAAGAACTTGATCTTGGGATTCACAGAGCCCTCCTCCGATTATCTACAGTTCCGCAGCCGTATCCAGAAAAATTTAATCTGCCTGGAAAACTGTAGTCTTCAAGAAAGGTCCATAGCTGGGACCATTAAGGTAAAAAATCTGAGCTATGAAAAAACCGTGAAGGTCAGAATAACCTTTGATACCTGGAAAACCTACAAAGATGTAATCTGTTCGTACATGAACAACGTCTACGCAAGCACAGACAACGATACATTTTCATTTGTTATCGATATCCCTCCGAACATTCCCAGCCATGAAAAaatggagttttgtctgtcaTATGAAAGTGATGGCCGAGTCTTCTGGGACAACAACGAAGGACAAAATTACTCTGTAATTCATGCAGAATGGAAATCTGATGGTGTGCAAACTCTGACACCAACTAAAACAGACATAACCTCATACAAATcccaaaagataaaacaaaagaaTGACTTTGATCAGTTTGGAAGTCCTAGGACATCAGCTGGTCTTTTTGCTGAATGGCAGAGCTGGGGTAAAATTATAAACACATCACCCTATTGGTAA